One Mixta gaviniae genomic window carries:
- the mdtD gene encoding multidrug transporter subunit MdtD — protein sequence MKQAQSASVRWQLWIVAVGFFMQTLDTTIVNTALPSMARDLGVDPLQMHSVVVSYVLTVAVTLPLSGWLADRFGVRNIFFTAIVLFSLGSLFCALAGSLDQLVLARVLQGFGGAMLVPVGRLTVMKIVPREQYMAAMTFVTLPGQIGPLVGPALGGVLVEYASWHWIFLINLPVGILGAIATLMLMPNYSLQTRRFDFSGFLLLAAGMATLTLALDGQHGSGGSPLALGLLILAGVFSLLFYLMHARNNDNALFSLKLFDNRTYSIGLLGSLTGRIGSGMLPFMTPLFLQLGLGYSPFHAGLMMIPMVLGNMGMKRIVVQIVNRFGYRNVLVGSTLALAVVVLLFPLVALMGWVWALPVVLFLQGMVNAIRFSSMNTLTLKELPDNLASGGNSLLSMIMQLAMSIGVTLAGLLLGAFGHHAAADSEMAHETFIYTWLCVALVIALPALVFWRVPKEFSKNAALGRGRSSR from the coding sequence ATGAAGCAAGCACAATCTGCATCGGTACGCTGGCAGCTGTGGATCGTCGCCGTCGGCTTTTTTATGCAGACGCTGGACACCACCATCGTCAACACCGCCCTGCCCTCAATGGCGCGCGATTTAGGCGTCGATCCGCTGCAAATGCATTCGGTAGTGGTCTCCTACGTTCTTACCGTCGCCGTTACCCTGCCGCTCAGCGGCTGGCTGGCGGACCGCTTCGGCGTGCGCAATATCTTCTTTACCGCCATCGTGCTGTTCAGTCTCGGCTCGCTGTTCTGCGCGCTGGCCGGATCGCTGGATCAGCTGGTGCTGGCGCGTGTGCTGCAGGGGTTCGGCGGCGCGATGCTGGTGCCGGTGGGGCGCCTGACGGTGATGAAGATCGTGCCGCGCGAGCAGTATATGGCGGCGATGACCTTCGTCACGCTGCCAGGCCAGATCGGCCCGCTGGTTGGCCCGGCACTGGGCGGCGTGCTGGTGGAGTACGCCAGCTGGCACTGGATTTTCCTTATCAACCTGCCGGTCGGCATTCTCGGCGCGATAGCGACCCTCATGCTGATGCCCAACTATTCGCTGCAGACGCGCCGCTTCGACTTCTCCGGCTTTCTGCTGCTGGCGGCGGGCATGGCGACGCTGACGCTGGCGCTCGACGGTCAGCACGGCTCCGGCGGCTCGCCGCTGGCGCTCGGTCTGCTGATCCTCGCCGGTGTCTTCTCGCTGCTGTTCTACCTGATGCATGCGCGCAACAACGATAACGCCCTGTTCAGCCTGAAGCTGTTCGATAACCGGACTTACTCCATCGGCCTGCTGGGCAGCCTGACCGGCCGCATCGGCAGCGGCATGCTGCCCTTTATGACGCCGCTGTTTCTGCAGCTCGGGCTGGGCTATAGCCCGTTTCACGCCGGGCTGATGATGATCCCGATGGTGCTGGGCAATATGGGCATGAAACGCATTGTGGTGCAGATTGTTAACCGCTTCGGCTACCGCAACGTGCTGGTTGGCTCCACGCTGGCGCTGGCGGTGGTGGTACTGCTGTTCCCGCTGGTGGCGCTGATGGGCTGGGTCTGGGCGCTGCCGGTGGTGCTGTTTTTACAGGGCATGGTTAACGCCATCCGCTTCTCGTCAATGAATACCCTGACGCTGAAAGAGCTGCCGGATAATCTCGCCTCAGGCGGCAATAGCCTGCTGTCGATGATCATGCAGCTGGCAATGAGCATCGGCGTCACCCTCGCCGGCCTGCTGCTGGGCGCCTTTGGCCACCATGCCGCGGCCGACAGCGAGATGGCGCATGAAACCTTTATCTATACCTGGCTTTGCGTAGCGCTGGTGATCGCGCTGCCCGCGCTGGTGTTCTGGCGCGTGCCGAAAGAATTCAGTAAAAATGCGGCGCTGGGCCGCGGGAGATCGTCGCGTTAA
- the baeR gene encoding two-component system response regulator BaeR, producing MNEFTPPLILIVEDEPKIAQLMIDYLQAANYRTHHLARGDEAIAFIQQTPPDLMLLDLMLPGLDGLSVCRELRRFSDLPVIMVTAKIEEIDRLLGLEIGADDYICKPFSPREVVARVKTILRRCRRTPEESAPPSPLVIDEARFQASWDGKTLDLTPAEFRLLKTLAQEPGKVFSREQLLNHLYDDYRVVTDRTIDSHIKNLRRKLEALDADQPFIRAVYGIGYRWEADPCRLI from the coding sequence ATGAATGAATTTACCCCGCCGCTGATTCTGATTGTGGAAGATGAGCCGAAGATCGCTCAGCTGATGATTGATTACCTGCAGGCGGCCAACTATCGCACGCACCATCTGGCGCGCGGCGATGAGGCGATTGCCTTTATTCAGCAGACGCCGCCCGATTTGATGCTGCTGGATCTGATGCTACCCGGCCTCGATGGCCTGTCAGTCTGCCGCGAGCTGCGCCGCTTTTCCGATCTGCCGGTGATTATGGTCACCGCCAAAATCGAGGAGATCGACCGCCTGCTGGGGCTGGAGATCGGCGCCGATGACTATATCTGCAAACCGTTCAGCCCGCGCGAGGTGGTGGCGCGGGTGAAAACCATTCTGCGCCGCTGCCGCCGCACGCCGGAGGAGAGCGCGCCGCCTTCGCCGCTGGTGATTGACGAAGCGCGTTTTCAGGCGAGCTGGGACGGCAAAACGCTCGATCTCACCCCGGCAGAGTTTCGTTTGCTAAAAACGCTGGCGCAGGAGCCGGGCAAAGTCTTTTCGCGCGAACAGCTGCTTAACCATCTGTATGACGATTATCGCGTAGTAACCGACCGCACCATCGACAGCCATATTAAAAACCTGCGGCGCAAGCTGGAGGCGCTGGATGCCGATCAGCCTTTTATCCGCGCGGTATACGGGATAGGCTACCGCTGGGAAGCGGATCCGTGTCGTTTGATCTAG
- the baeS gene encoding two-component system sensor histidine kinase BaeS: MERLRFGISAKLFCAIFSTCMLVLITMHWGVRLSFEHGFIDYIKRGNEQRLTLLSEALADQYQQHGNWEFLRNNNRLMFSILRSLEQNPDANNHLPPHGWRTQFWIIDQRYRVLVGPHSPVPQEGIRRAITTDSGHVVGWVIGSPPERLTRSADINFDQQQRRTSWLIVGLSTLLAAAVTWLMARGLLAPVKRLVAGTHQLAAGHFTSRVAVSSQDELGRLAQDFNRLASSLEKNESMRRAFMADISHELRTPLAILRGELEAMQDGVRKLTPEAVSSLLMEVATLTKLVDDLHQLSLSDEGALAYRKSPTDLAALLELTAGNFRARYASHGLTLRLSLPEQAPFFGDPDRLIQLFTNLLENSLRYTDRDGTVSLALHATASGWRLLIDDSAPGVADAQREQIFERFWRSEGSRNRASGGSGLGLAICRNIVEAHGGAMSADHSDLGGLQIRVELPHDKL; the protein is encoded by the coding sequence ATGGAGAGACTGCGTTTTGGCATCAGCGCAAAGCTGTTTTGCGCCATTTTTTCCACCTGCATGCTGGTGCTGATCACCATGCACTGGGGCGTGCGTCTCAGCTTCGAGCATGGTTTTATCGACTATATCAAGCGCGGCAACGAGCAACGGCTGACGCTGCTGAGCGAGGCGCTGGCGGATCAGTATCAGCAGCACGGCAACTGGGAGTTCTTGCGCAACAACAATCGGCTGATGTTCTCGATTCTGCGTTCGCTGGAGCAGAATCCCGACGCCAACAATCATCTGCCGCCGCACGGCTGGCGCACCCAGTTCTGGATTATCGATCAGCGCTATCGTGTGCTGGTCGGCCCGCATTCGCCGGTGCCGCAGGAAGGGATTCGCCGCGCCATCACCACCGACAGCGGCCACGTGGTCGGCTGGGTGATCGGCTCACCGCCGGAGCGTTTGACGCGCAGCGCTGACATCAATTTCGATCAGCAGCAGCGGCGCACCAGTTGGCTGATCGTCGGCCTGTCGACGCTGCTGGCGGCGGCGGTCACCTGGCTGATGGCGCGCGGCCTGCTGGCGCCGGTGAAACGGCTGGTGGCGGGGACACATCAGCTTGCAGCCGGGCACTTCACCAGCCGGGTGGCGGTCAGCAGCCAGGATGAGCTGGGGCGGCTGGCGCAGGATTTCAACCGTCTCGCCAGCTCGCTGGAGAAGAATGAAAGCATGCGCCGCGCCTTTATGGCCGATATCTCCCACGAGCTGCGCACGCCGCTGGCGATCCTGCGCGGCGAACTGGAGGCGATGCAGGATGGCGTGCGCAAGCTGACGCCGGAGGCGGTCAGTTCGCTGCTGATGGAGGTGGCGACCCTGACCAAGCTGGTGGATGATCTGCACCAGCTGTCGCTGTCGGACGAAGGGGCGCTCGCCTACCGCAAAAGTCCGACCGATCTGGCGGCGCTGCTGGAACTGACGGCCGGCAATTTCCGCGCCCGCTACGCCAGCCACGGCCTGACGCTGCGGTTGTCGCTGCCGGAGCAGGCACCTTTCTTCGGCGATCCCGACCGGCTGATCCAGCTGTTCACTAACCTGCTGGAGAACAGCCTGCGCTATACCGACCGCGACGGCACCGTGAGCCTGGCGCTGCACGCCACCGCGTCAGGCTGGCGTCTGCTGATTGACGACTCCGCGCCGGGCGTCGCGGACGCGCAGCGCGAGCAGATATTCGAACGCTTCTGGCGCTCCGAAGGCTCGCGCAACCGCGCCAGCGGCGGCTCGGGTCTGGGGCTGGCGATCTGCCGCAATATTGTCGAAGCGCATGGCGGCGCGATGTCTGCGGATCACTCTGATTTAGGTGGACTGCAAATCAGGGTAGAATTGCCGCACGATAAACTGTGA
- the mdtC gene encoding multidrug efflux RND transporter permease subunit MdtC: protein MKFFALFIYRPVATCLLTLAIALVGILGFRLLPVAPLPQVDFPVIMVSASLPGASPETMASSVATPLERSLGRIAGVSEMTSTSSLGSTRIIMVFDYDRDINGAARDVQAAINAAQSLLPSGMPSRPTWRKANPSDAPIMIMTLTSDDWTPGQLYDYASTQLAQKLSQIEGVGDVTVGGSSLPAVRVQLNPQALFNQGVSLDAVREAIAAANVRRPQGAVESNTQRWQLKTNDELKTAAEYQPLVVHYNNGAAVRLQDIATITDSVQDVRNAGMTNAKPAVLLVIRKTADANVIQTVDRIRAGLPALREMIPTAISLAIAQDRSPTIRASLEEVEQSLVIAVALVILVVFLFLRSGRATLIPAVAVPVSLIGTFAAMYLCGFSLNNLSLMALTIATGFVVDDAIVVLENIARHIEAGMKPLQAALQGVREVGFTVLSMSVSLVAVFIPLLLMGGLVGRLFREFAVTLSVAIMISLVISLTLTPMMCAWLLKAKREEKPKRVDVNRLLLGLQSGYGRSLQWVLDRARWTLLVLLATIGLTVYLYITIPKTFFPEQDTGRLMGFISADQSISFQAMRGKLADFMRIIREDPAVDNVTGFTGGSRTNSGSMFISLKPLSQRQESAQQIIARLRAKLAKEPGASLFLMAVQDIRVGGREANASYQYTLLSDSLSDLREWEPKIRQAFSKLPELTDVSSDQQDKGAEMALIYDRESMARLGIDVADANALLNNAFGQRQISTIYQPLNQYKVVMEVDPRYTQDISALDQMFVVNGDGKAIPLSWFARWQPTNAPLSVNHQGLSAASTLAFNLPEGVSLSQASETIERTMTQLGVPSSVRGSFAGTAQVFKETQNSQLWLIIAAIATVYIVLGILYESYVHPLTILSTLPSAGVGALLALEGFGAPFSLIALIGIMLLIGIVKKNAIMMVDFALEAQRNGGLNAREAIFQASLLRFRPILMTTLAALLGALPLVLTSGDGAELRQPLGITIVGGLVMSQLLTLYTTPVVYLYMDKLRRRKQPLAAAG from the coding sequence GTGAAGTTTTTCGCGCTGTTTATCTATCGGCCAGTGGCGACCTGCCTGCTGACGCTGGCGATCGCGCTGGTCGGCATTCTCGGTTTTCGTCTGCTGCCGGTGGCGCCGCTGCCGCAGGTTGATTTTCCGGTGATCATGGTCAGCGCCTCGCTCCCGGGCGCCTCGCCGGAGACCATGGCCTCGTCGGTGGCGACGCCGCTGGAGCGATCGCTGGGCCGTATCGCCGGGGTGAGCGAAATGACCTCCACCAGCTCGCTGGGCAGCACGCGCATCATTATGGTGTTTGACTACGACCGCGACATCAACGGCGCGGCGCGCGACGTGCAGGCGGCGATCAACGCGGCGCAGAGCCTGCTGCCGAGCGGGATGCCGAGCCGGCCTACCTGGCGCAAGGCTAACCCCTCCGACGCGCCGATCATGATCATGACGCTAACCTCGGATGACTGGACGCCGGGCCAGCTTTATGACTACGCCTCGACGCAGCTGGCGCAAAAACTGTCGCAGATTGAAGGGGTTGGCGATGTCACCGTTGGCGGCAGCTCGCTGCCCGCGGTGCGCGTGCAGCTTAATCCGCAGGCGCTGTTTAACCAGGGCGTTTCGCTCGATGCGGTGCGCGAGGCGATCGCCGCCGCCAACGTGCGGCGTCCGCAGGGTGCGGTGGAGAGTAATACGCAGCGCTGGCAGTTAAAAACCAACGACGAGTTGAAAACTGCCGCCGAATACCAGCCGCTGGTCGTTCACTACAACAACGGCGCGGCAGTGCGGCTACAGGATATCGCCACGATTACCGATTCGGTGCAGGACGTGCGCAATGCCGGGATGACCAACGCCAAACCGGCGGTGCTGCTGGTGATCCGCAAAACCGCCGACGCCAACGTGATTCAGACCGTTGACCGTATCCGCGCCGGGCTGCCGGCGCTGCGCGAGATGATCCCTACCGCCATCAGCCTGGCGATCGCCCAGGACCGCTCCCCCACCATCCGCGCCTCGCTGGAGGAGGTGGAGCAGTCGCTGGTGATCGCCGTCGCGCTGGTGATCCTGGTGGTGTTTCTCTTTCTGCGCTCCGGCCGCGCCACGCTGATCCCGGCGGTGGCGGTGCCGGTTTCGCTGATCGGCACCTTCGCCGCCATGTACCTGTGCGGCTTCAGTCTGAATAACCTCTCACTGATGGCGCTCACTATCGCCACCGGCTTCGTGGTGGATGACGCCATCGTGGTGCTGGAGAATATCGCGCGCCATATCGAGGCGGGGATGAAGCCGCTACAGGCGGCGCTACAGGGGGTGCGCGAGGTCGGCTTTACCGTGCTGTCGATGAGCGTCTCGCTGGTGGCGGTGTTTATTCCGCTGCTGCTGATGGGCGGCCTGGTGGGACGCCTGTTCCGCGAATTTGCCGTCACCCTCTCGGTGGCGATCATGATTTCGCTGGTTATCTCCCTGACTCTGACGCCGATGATGTGCGCCTGGCTGCTGAAGGCGAAGCGCGAAGAGAAGCCGAAACGCGTTGACGTTAACCGGCTGCTGCTGGGTTTGCAGAGCGGCTATGGCCGCTCGCTGCAGTGGGTGCTGGATCGCGCGCGCTGGACGCTGCTGGTGCTGCTGGCCACCATCGGCCTGACGGTATATCTCTATATCACCATTCCCAAAACCTTCTTCCCGGAGCAGGATACCGGCCGGCTGATGGGCTTTATCTCCGCCGATCAGAGCATCTCTTTTCAGGCGATGCGCGGTAAGCTGGCAGATTTTATGCGCATCATCCGCGAAGATCCGGCGGTGGATAACGTTACCGGCTTTACCGGCGGATCGCGCACCAACAGCGGCTCAATGTTTATCTCGCTAAAGCCGCTGTCGCAACGTCAGGAGAGCGCCCAGCAGATTATCGCCCGCCTGCGCGCCAAACTGGCGAAAGAGCCGGGCGCCAGCCTGTTCCTGATGGCGGTACAGGATATTCGCGTCGGCGGGCGCGAAGCCAACGCCAGCTATCAGTACACGCTGCTGTCGGATAGCCTGAGCGATCTGCGCGAGTGGGAGCCGAAAATCCGTCAGGCGTTCAGCAAGCTGCCAGAGCTGACCGACGTCAGTTCCGACCAGCAGGACAAGGGGGCGGAGATGGCGCTGATCTACGATCGCGAAAGCATGGCGCGGCTCGGCATCGATGTTGCGGACGCTAATGCCCTGCTGAACAATGCCTTCGGCCAGCGGCAGATTTCCACCATCTATCAGCCGCTGAACCAGTACAAAGTGGTGATGGAGGTGGATCCGCGCTACACCCAGGATATCAGCGCGCTCGATCAGATGTTTGTGGTCAACGGCGACGGTAAGGCGATTCCGCTCTCCTGGTTCGCCCGCTGGCAGCCCACCAATGCGCCGCTGTCGGTGAACCATCAGGGGCTGTCGGCCGCTTCGACCCTCGCCTTTAACCTGCCGGAAGGGGTATCGCTGTCGCAGGCCTCGGAAACCATCGAGCGCACCATGACGCAGCTCGGCGTCCCCTCCAGCGTGCGCGGCAGCTTCGCTGGTACCGCGCAGGTGTTTAAGGAGACGCAAAACAGCCAGCTTTGGCTGATAATCGCAGCCATCGCCACGGTCTATATTGTGTTGGGGATATTATATGAAAGCTATGTGCATCCGCTGACTATCCTGTCGACCCTGCCCTCGGCGGGCGTCGGCGCGCTGCTGGCGCTGGAGGGATTTGGCGCGCCGTTCAGCCTGATTGCGCTGATTGGCATCATGCTGCTGATCGGCATCGTGAAGAAAAACGCCATTATGATGGTGGATTTCGCGCTTGAGGCGCAACGCAACGGCGGCCTGAACGCGCGCGAGGCGATATTTCAGGCCTCGCTGCTGCGCTTCCGCCCGATCCTGATGACCACGCTGGCGGCGCTGCTGGGGGCGTTGCCGCTGGTGTTGACCAGCGGCGATGGCGCGGAGCTAAGGCAACCGCTGGGGATCACCATCGTCGGCGGCCTGGTGATGAGCCAGCTGTTAACGCTCTACACCACGCCGGTGGTCTATCTCTATATGGATAAACTGCGTCGACGTAAACAGCCGCTGGCGGCAGCCGGCTAG
- a CDS encoding MdtB/MuxB family multidrug efflux RND transporter permease subunit, whose product MQVMPPNATGGPSRHFILRPVATTLLMVAILLAGILGYRFLPVSALPEVDYPTIQVVTLYPGASPDVVTSAITAPLERQFGQMSGLQQMSSQSSGGASVVTLQFQLTLPLDVAEQEVQAAINSATNLLPNDLPNPPVYSKVNPADPPIMTLAVTTTSMPMTQVQDMVETRIAQKISQVSGVGLVTLSGGQRPAVRVKMNAQALASLGLDSETVRTAIANANVNSAKGSLDGPERAITLSANDQMQSAEDYRQLIVAYRNNAPVRLGDVATVEQGAENSWLGAWANRQQAIVLNVQRQPGANIIATADNIRSLLPELTASLPKSVEVKLLSDRTTNIRASVHDVQLELMLAIALVVMIIYLFLRNVPATIIPAVAVPLSLIGTFAVLYLLDFSINNLTLMALTIATGFVVDDAIVVIENISRYIEQGEKPLAATLKGAGEIGFTIISLTFSLIAVLIPLLFMGDIVGRLFREFAVTLAVAILISAVVSLTLTPMMCARMLSAESLRRQNRFSRASEAMFDRIIALYGRFLKRVLNHPWITLGVALATLVLTVLLWALIPKGFFPLQDNGIIQGTLQAPQSVSYASMAQRTRDVASIIERDPAVQSVTSFVGVDGTNPALNSARVQINLKPLDERHDRIPAVVTRLQNAVARMPGVTLWLQPVQDLTIDTQLSRTQYQFTLQTGSLDALSEWVPQLLARLRALPQLKDVSSDWQDQGLEAYVKVDRDSASRLGISMSDIDNALYNAFGQRLISTIYTQANQYRVVLEQDTRQSPGLAALNDIRIATSDGGAIPLNAVAQVEQRYGALAVNHLDQFPSTTFSFNLNAGYSLGEAVKAIGEAEKDLAMPSDIITRFQGSTLAFQAALGSTVWLIVAAIVAMYIVLGVLYESFIHPITILSTLPTAGVGALLALMLSGHELDVIAIIGIILLIGIVKKNAIMMIDFALAAEREQGKSPYEAIYQACLLRFRPILMTTLAALLGALPLMLSTGVGAELRRPLGIAMVGGLILSQVLTLFTTPVIYLLFDRLAHSARRRLQRGEARP is encoded by the coding sequence ATGCAGGTAATGCCCCCTAACGCCACCGGCGGCCCGTCCCGTCACTTTATTCTGCGCCCGGTAGCCACCACACTGTTGATGGTGGCGATCCTGCTGGCCGGCATTCTCGGCTATCGCTTCCTGCCTGTTTCCGCGCTGCCGGAAGTGGACTACCCCACCATCCAGGTGGTGACACTCTATCCCGGGGCCAGCCCTGACGTGGTCACCTCGGCGATCACCGCGCCGCTGGAGCGGCAGTTCGGCCAGATGTCCGGGCTGCAGCAGATGTCGTCGCAAAGCTCCGGCGGTGCGTCGGTCGTGACGCTGCAGTTCCAGCTGACGCTGCCGCTTGACGTGGCAGAGCAGGAAGTCCAGGCGGCGATTAACTCCGCCACCAATCTGCTGCCAAACGATCTGCCGAACCCGCCAGTCTACAGCAAGGTCAACCCGGCCGATCCGCCGATCATGACGCTGGCGGTGACCACCACCAGCATGCCAATGACCCAGGTGCAGGATATGGTGGAGACCCGTATCGCGCAGAAGATTTCTCAGGTCAGCGGCGTCGGTCTGGTAACGCTCTCCGGCGGCCAGCGTCCGGCGGTGCGGGTAAAAATGAACGCTCAGGCGCTCGCTTCGCTGGGGCTGGATAGCGAAACGGTGCGCACCGCCATCGCCAACGCCAACGTCAATTCGGCGAAAGGCAGCCTCGACGGGCCGGAGCGCGCTATTACCCTCTCGGCCAACGATCAGATGCAGTCGGCGGAAGATTATCGCCAGCTGATCGTCGCTTACCGCAATAATGCGCCGGTGCGGCTCGGCGACGTCGCCACCGTGGAACAGGGAGCGGAGAACAGCTGGCTTGGCGCCTGGGCCAACCGCCAACAGGCGATCGTGCTGAATGTGCAGCGCCAGCCGGGTGCCAACATTATCGCCACTGCGGACAATATCCGCAGCCTGCTGCCGGAACTGACCGCCTCGCTGCCGAAATCGGTAGAGGTGAAACTGCTTTCCGACCGCACCACCAATATCCGCGCCTCGGTGCATGACGTGCAGCTGGAGCTGATGCTGGCGATCGCGCTGGTCGTCATGATTATCTATCTGTTCCTGCGCAACGTACCCGCCACTATCATTCCCGCCGTGGCGGTGCCGCTGTCGCTGATCGGCACCTTTGCGGTGCTGTATCTGCTCGACTTCTCAATCAATAACCTGACGCTGATGGCGTTGACCATCGCCACCGGCTTCGTGGTAGATGATGCGATTGTGGTGATCGAGAACATCTCCCGTTATATCGAGCAGGGTGAAAAGCCGCTGGCGGCGACGCTAAAAGGCGCGGGCGAAATCGGCTTTACCATTATCTCTCTGACTTTCTCACTGATTGCGGTACTGATCCCGCTGCTGTTTATGGGGGATATCGTCGGCCGCCTGTTCCGCGAGTTCGCCGTCACGCTGGCGGTAGCGATCCTGATCTCCGCCGTGGTCTCGCTGACGCTGACGCCGATGATGTGCGCGCGCATGCTGAGCGCGGAGTCGCTGCGCAGGCAGAACCGCTTTTCGCGCGCCAGCGAAGCGATGTTCGATCGCATCATTGCCCTCTACGGCCGCTTTCTGAAGCGGGTGCTAAACCATCCATGGATAACGCTGGGCGTGGCGCTGGCAACACTGGTGCTGACGGTGCTGCTGTGGGCGTTAATCCCGAAAGGCTTTTTCCCGCTGCAGGATAACGGCATCATTCAGGGCACCCTGCAGGCGCCGCAGAGCGTTTCTTACGCCAGCATGGCGCAGCGCACGCGCGACGTCGCCTCAATTATCGAGCGCGATCCGGCGGTGCAGAGCGTTACCTCGTTTGTCGGCGTTGACGGCACCAACCCGGCGCTGAACAGCGCCCGCGTGCAGATCAATCTCAAGCCGCTGGATGAGCGCCACGACCGCATCCCGGCAGTGGTGACGCGCCTGCAAAATGCGGTGGCGCGTATGCCGGGCGTTACGCTCTGGCTGCAGCCGGTGCAGGATCTCACCATTGATACTCAACTGAGCCGCACCCAGTATCAGTTTACCCTGCAGACCGGCTCGCTGGATGCGCTCAGCGAATGGGTGCCGCAACTGCTGGCGCGCCTGCGCGCCCTGCCGCAGCTGAAGGATGTCAGCAGCGACTGGCAGGATCAGGGGCTGGAAGCCTACGTGAAGGTCGATCGCGACAGCGCCAGCCGCCTTGGTATCAGCATGAGCGATATCGACAACGCGCTCTATAACGCTTTCGGCCAGCGTCTGATCTCGACGATTTATACACAGGCGAATCAGTATCGCGTGGTGCTGGAGCAGGATACCCGCCAGTCGCCGGGGCTGGCGGCGCTGAACGATATCCGTATCGCCACCAGCGACGGCGGCGCGATACCGCTCAACGCCGTGGCGCAGGTAGAGCAGCGCTACGGCGCGCTGGCGGTAAATCATCTCGACCAGTTCCCCTCCACCACCTTCTCGTTCAATCTTAATGCGGGCTATTCGCTGGGCGAGGCGGTAAAAGCGATCGGCGAGGCGGAGAAAGATTTGGCGATGCCGTCAGATATTATCACCCGCTTCCAGGGCAGCACGCTGGCGTTTCAGGCGGCGCTGGGCAGCACGGTGTGGCTGATTGTCGCGGCGATCGTCGCGATGTATATCGTGCTGGGCGTGCTGTATGAGAGCTTTATTCATCCGATCACCATTCTTTCGACACTGCCGACCGCCGGCGTCGGCGCGCTGCTGGCGCTGATGCTCAGCGGACACGAACTGGATGTGATCGCCATCATCGGCATTATTCTGCTGATCGGCATCGTGAAGAAAAACGCCATCATGATGATCGATTTCGCCCTCGCCGCCGAACGCGAGCAGGGCAAGTCGCCTTATGAAGCGATCTATCAGGCCTGCCTGCTGCGTTTCCGGCCGATCCTGATGACCACGCTGGCGGCGCTGCTGGGCGCGCTGCCGCTGATGCTCAGCACCGGCGTCGGCGCGGAGCTACGGCGCCCGCTTGGCATCGCGATGGTCGGCGGTCTGATCCTCAGCCAGGTGCTGACGCTGTTCACCACCCCGGTGATTTATCTGCTGTTCGATCGTCTGGCGCACTCCGCGCGTCGTCGCCTGCAGCGTGGGGAGGCGCGCCCGTGA